GAGACTGAAGCGTTTCATGACAGAAAATTTAAATCTAACTAACCAGAAAAATATTTCCGAagtaacaacaaaaataaaaagagtatCAATATAATCGCAGGAAGAATATACCTTAAACATGATAACACTAGCCAGAATAGTTAGTGATGTGAACATAACATAGTATATCGGAGATACCACAGCTGTGTTGAAAGTATCAAGTGCCTGCAATGGAAGGGAAAAAACTATCATAATAATTCAAGGAGCCATTAGAAAACAATAACAAATtaacaatgaagaaaaagGGTAAAACATGGTTCCATTCTCCATAAACGTACGAGAAAAACAATAAGGAAATAGAAAGTGACTACAAATTCAAAAGGAGGCTATTGTAACAGGTAAAAACAAGACccacaatcaaataatgtGAACTATTATAGTTTTGTCACAATTGACAAAATCTGCATACTGTTGCTGAGGATCTGTCACATAATGCATCATTAGGCTGGTTTTGGACATCAGTGAAAGCAAATGCTGAAGCACCAAGAAGGGGGCAAACTTCATGATTGGACTTTTTCTCAAGTTCAGGCTTCCTCAATACATCCTTTGTTCCTTTTCTGATGATTGGTATTAtcattaagttttttttttataactgtCTTAAAATTTGCTTGGGTGAAATGAAAAAAGGTCAATCAAAAGCAAGTTCGATTGAGTTAAAGTTTAAATATACAAAAAGGGGGCGGGATTCCACCAATAAAAAAGACCAGAAAGTACACGTTATGGGAACACGTACTCTCCCATGTTAGCTGAGGTCACTGTCACTCAAGAAAATTGTTAATGGTATGGATTAAATTTACCCACCACCTGGGTTGTTGACAGCTTCGAAATTATTGAATTAGAATATGATGACATCCACCTGTTGTTTTATGGATGTAATGAAGgagaaatttaaaatggaacATTCCACCTTTTTATAGGACTAATACTTTTGGTTTTATCCAAAGAGGAAATAGAAGATGATTATTtagaaaactttaaaaaaataaaacaattatgCAAGGACAGGAAAGGACTAATACTTACCTTGTTCAAATAATTCATTTGGGTAAGCACACATGTAATGACAACTAAAGTGAAGACCCAAGTTTGGGGATAAACTAGTTGATTCATGCCCGATAATGTCAACTTCAAAGCAATTCCAAGTGCTTTGACACTCATGACCTGTCAAAGGACACCGTTAAGAGTAAAAAACACTTGAAAAGAAGATGACATAGAGAAAGAaagttaatttcaaattaacatAAGTATATTGCAATACATACCGATAAGGAACCTACAAGGGAACAAACTCCAATGTAGACCATTATGTGTGTCTGGCCATATTGCGGGATAAAGTGGAATATAAGAATAAACACAGCAGTTATGACCAAAGCTGCATACAAGAGAAAACCTACCAACAAACAAGTatgattattaaaaaaaaaattgttttcccTTCAGTGTAGTCAATTGAGAGTAAACCATGCAAATTAAGAATCAAATGGTCAATAAAAAGACAAATGGTTGTAGAGAATAAACCAATTACCTGGTTCCATGGCAAGATCCCAAACTTCTGTTACAGATTCAATACCACGTTCTTGAGGAGCATGTAACACAATTGTTGTAGAACCCACAACACATAGAGCACAACCAAGAATCCCAAAAATATGAAGTCGCTCACGTAAAATAATATGTGCAAGCACAGCACTGCAAGACAATATTATGATCAGCACTCAATACTATGAAGCAACCATATTCATGTGCGAGTTTTCATCATGCCTGATAATTATGCTGAGAGCACCAAGAGGAGTTACTAGTATAGCTGGCGCAAATGCGTAAGCCGCAAAATTAGCAATTTCCCCAACGATCACTGTCATAAATGGCAATTGTCTGTCAGCActttcctttttaaatatgGTCATGACTATAAGACGCACAATATCCATTTACTTCCTTAGACTAAAAATGTGATCAGCTATAAATTAGCAGGTAGATACCAAAACgaaaaatggaaaatcatACTAAGCCAGCCCGAAGTTTTGATGGAAATGTGAAATTTTAAGCACTCACCCCCCGAcctccccaaaaaaaaaaaaacaaacaaaaggaaaagggtCAGATCCTCTGTTCATCAATTGAAACGGTTGCGTTTTGATGTTTCACAAATACACGTttagctttatttatttatttttggttccCAGGAACCTtgtgataaaatataataaaaaaataccagAGCCGAACTGGCTTATCTCAACAAACTCCCATCCCACCACAATCGCAACGTCGCTGCTCCACTCAGTCCTACCGGTGATGGTAAAAACCCTTCCACATACACCGTCCCATTACTGAAACTCAACAAATCTCTCCACAAAAGCTGGCACTTTACAAGAAAGATTGGAGGGTCTCATGAAGGATGTTTCATGGCTTCTGCCTGGTCAAGAAGAGCAAACGCAACATCATATTTGGATTATTTAACTGTACCAGTTACCAGTCAACAGGTCCAATGGcgatgacttgtatccatcgccattGGACCATAGCATCCAACTAACTCcttcaaaccaaaaaatccCCCAGAAACCCAATTTTACATGTACCATTCACCAAGGATGATATTTACTGACCCACATTTTGGATCTGTAGGGATGCTCCGAACAGGGGcaggaaaatgaaaattggggTCCAAAAATTTCTCAATTCTGAATAGGACACCCATCATCATTGTGATAAAAATGTTTTCCCATCGGATTGTCTCATGGTGGGGATGGGATTTGGCTGTACTATACATGAATGATGGATGCGTCGTTCTGGCTAAAGAATGAAAGGTGGGTTTGTGAGCCAAAACTACAAAGATGACATGTTAAGTTGGAGATAGTCAGAACGACGCCGTACCACTTATCAGCATGGGATCTGCACTCATAGCATCAGTAGAGGATCCAAATACCAAAGAACAAATTTCTTCTTATACACTTACATATTGTGAGGTTAATGCGTAAACTGTAGTTAAGTCCCATCAATTAGACTATGCTCAAATGCTAGAATTGCCCTCATCAAGGTTAGCCAAAACTAGAATTATACCCTTAAATTCATAGAACATAAAGACATTTTCAAAATTACTATTCAGGAAGGACAAGTATGCCAATTTATTCATGTCTTACGGTGCAAAAAGGCTTTCCCTGTAAATTAGTATCTTGTAGAATAAACATAAGTTTGACGCTCTTCTGAAGGTTCATCAGTTTTATTGTTTCAAATATCTGTCAACTAGGATCCACATATTTCTGTGCACGCGCACTTTAGAAAATGTAATTAATCAGAAgtcattttttttctatagTATTCAAAATAATCACCTTCAGTacatttcaaatatataaatagaaaCTACAATCctcagagaaaaaacaaacaatattgATCTTCATTGATCACATAAATGAGAAAAGAGAACTATAACTCACTTGTTATCATGCCCACCCACCAAAGTGGCTCATAGAGGTAAGAATATCCTCCAACTCCTGTCGAACATATAAAGTGACTCAATTCCAATTATTCAATGTGACAAATGAAAGAAACACAGGAACATATAAAGCATAAAAGAAATAGACATGCAATCTTAGTAGGTCagactctttctttttggtcttCTTGATCGAGGATTTTTCCTCTTGATTATCAATACAatgtttctattcaaaaaaaaaaaaagaaaaaaagaatagacATGCAACAAAGgcatgggaaaaaaaaaacctgaaataaaaaaataacacatGATACAGACTAGCTTCTCTAAAAACTCTAACAAataatttgacaaaattcaCCTTAACATTATTTAGAGCATACTGAAACCAACTACTGTCTATTTGTTGTTCAGATACTAAGTTGTTAAATTTATCACAAAGGTAAGATGATGCACTAAAACCCCACGGAAGTAAACAAACCAAATATGTACTGATAAGTAAGATGCAATGAATACATGCAAGTCATCTAGAATACTCATATTGagaacaacaaataaaaagaaagaaaaaaccccAGAGACTAACAATCACTTGACTTGAATTAAAAGAGTCAATattctgaaaatattctatcATTACATTCTTTGACATAAGATCAGCAACTAACAATCACTTGTAGACATACAACAATAGTTGATTTGGTCAATGGTTTCAAGATAAAGGTTAATCCTAAACTTTTCattcaaatcaatcaaatcatAAATGTGCAACACCGTTAAAGGTAAACCCACAATGATCGTAGTTTTAACCGATACTTCAATTAACTCCTATATTTTACTTGATCTGGCCAACCAAAATCAATGCAGAAATGTAAATTTCACAAATCAACCCACATTACCGGATTCCCATTGTTAGTATTGTCAATAATCATATGAATCGAGCAGCACCTTTGgtgtttttaattaacttgtactaattaaataaagtaGTTGCAAAGACATAATGTATCTATTCAAGGGTTACAAGACGTAACACTAATAACTGGAACTAACTGCAAAGGAAGTCTAGCGAACCAATAACGCGACAAACGAGAAACTCATTTCACACACATCACTGTGATacgaaaaataaagaattctAAAAATTCAATgattaaaataacaaatatatGAAAACTTCACAAATTTATCCCTTACACGTATAAACTTTTGATACTGAGCTTCTTCCGCCAAAGGCATCATACATACACCATGCATGCAACTGCTTAAGATATGGTAATCATACATtgacaaataaaatttgaaatggcATGTGATTAATGTCAACTGATATTTAAGACTCAGTAAGAATTAAGTGAACATTTTTTTCAACAAGAGTAATATCACTTTAACTTTGAACTACTAATCTACTAGACAAACCAAATTGCCAACTGACGGAAAATCTTTAAACTCAACAACTTTATGAATCAATCTTCAGCATATAAGTTATTCATCCTATATCCATTTccatgtaacaaaaaaaagtttgagaaTTAAACAACAAATTCTAAAATGAAACACAACTGCTCAACATTAAACAATCTTGCATAAcattagaaaagaaaacacacaTCCAGACACACAATTGGCATCATATGTTCACAAAGTGACTTTAAAACACCCAGAGGGTCTTTTAAGTTTATATAGCTTCCCAATTGATGAACTGAGTAAAATTgggttaaaaaaaacaaaatagcaGATATCAGCAAGAATTTAACAATCGCAACTAATAGTTAACATAAATTAGGGTCTAAACTTCCTTCAACTTCAATCCACTAAATAGAACACCTGTGGGCACCAATCTGAACTGCGCTCTACAGTGTAacccattttccattttcactCAATTCCGGGTGAACTTTGAAAATTACAACAATTTAAACATAAACTCAAACACCCAATCGCTCTCCATTGACAACAACCCACATCAGAATAACaaaaagaggagaaattgAACTTTGAAAAGTGTACCCAGAAAAGCATGTGAATTACGAACCTGCTCTGATGCCAGAAGCCCCGGCCTTTTTCAAACCCTTCTTTTTGACAATGAAACTAGCACCAATAAACAAGCTCGAAGACAAAGCAAGAATCAAACCCTTGATGTTGTCAGAGGACATGCCCCTGTAGGAATCTCTCCAGCTCATCGGGGGGCTCTGACCCTCAGTCGCCATGGCTGAGAAAACCCAGAagcaaaaaccctaaaaagcTTCTCCGCTCACAGGCTTTGAGTGTATCATTACTGTTACAAAACTGCAAATACCCAAATAGGCGAGCGACTCGGAgtgagttgagagagagagagcacgtTCGATCGAGTTTACAAAGAAACAACACAGAGAGAGATTTAGATGGAGAATATATTGAAGATAATGTCGGCGCTGGGAGTTGGCGGTGGGTACAGAAATGTACAGCTGTAGTCTGTTGTTGTAGATCGGAAGGCAAAggagaacaagaagaagaaagaagaagagagggcGTGTCGCGTGTTGTAATGCGAATCGAAGATTggatttatattttttttaactcgGTTTCACCATAATAACGACTTCACTCCGACCAAAGGTTGATGAGTGCTATACTCCATCTTTTCGATCCTTTAAGGGTAAATTACATATTAATCCCAACTTTTTCCAGTCATTTCAAATTGGTATCAACCTTTCAAATCATTTTAAATTAGTACCCGACGTCATGAGAATTCTACAGTACGTAAGCTCCGATTAGCTTTCGGTGTTAAATGTCCATGGGGTAATTGCGgaccttatttttattttacatggACTCCACATGCGTAGGCACAAACAAATCGTGAATCAATATTTAAACGAAGATATTTACAAAATGGCTTGAGTCCTTATCAATTGTCGAGTTGAAAATGATTTGTCATTTCAAGGCTACAAAAAGTTTCTCATAACTTGGTATAACAGTTGttacaatttaaaattctCTAAGAATTacatatggtttttttttcacaagtaaaagttttttgtggctaaaacttaaatttattatgataACAACTAGTTAATGACCAGTTAAGTATTGCCATAATTTTTGCAGTGCTATAAGAAAAACCAGAACTAATGTAGTTGAGTGTTTAGtaaactataattttaaaagtgttcgtagtataaaaaataatgtcatAGTTTGTGGTAAGTGTTAATGTAAAAGTGATAAGACGAGAAGAGTTATATTTTATGGCTTTTTACTTGAAATATTTGtcttaatatttattttgatttgcaTAACAGTGGTCTCATGTTCGAACTCTCATGTCACCATAATAGTGTATGTGAGAAGCTCTCCTTCCCCATATAGTTAAAACtattgcttgtattaaaaaatatatttttacttataagatataaaaaaaaaatgacccctaaaaaataattttattttttgaatagtagtcctttaaaaaaatatatatatttgaagaaAGTATATGTTTAAGATTTCGATAACATAATGTCAAAATTGATGCTTCCGAACATGTGAGATGAACCAATGTGTTGTTAGTTGGATTGATCGTGGTTTTTAGTGTGCTCCCAAATAATAATGAGTTCAAACCCCCACGTACGATACCCGTGGGTGTGAGTTTTTCCCTTTCCTCATTCCtaccttaaagaaaaaaagtatgTGAGATGAAGCCAAAACTGTCTCTTTGATCCCTACAATACCTTAACAATAGGTCCAATAAAAGTgtgaattcttttttttctttaaataaaatgaaaataacatattttaaatcaataccaacatatacataaataaataaaaacagtaTCTAATGATCAACAACATCTCCAACATGTTGCATAATCCTTATTGCTATTTGGGatagaaatttatttatttatttttttttggggggtcaATAGATAGATTTAAGTTTATAGTCTTACTAGGAATTGAAAATATCAGTACATAgtatgaaattcaattttcttATAGTGAGAGAGAtattgaaagttgaaacacCTGTGACAACGAGAATGAGCAGAATCACGATGGTTGTGCATTTCATCACGAAGATTAGAATGAGAGAATAACACCCGTTAGAAACATTGTATTTgtaaattttatcaaatacGATAAAATTTGCTTTCGAATATTAAAAACctgattatattaaaattcttataattgtaaatttgttttaaaattttgatttccaatacaatttaaaattggGTTTCGATTATTTgatctctttatttatttgttaggCTTAGAATTGAGGGGCTGTTTACTTACCATGAATGGAGAAAGTAAGAAATTGGGGAAGTAATGAATCAATATGAGAAGAGTCATTCCAATTAAGCTGTTTATTATCCATATGAAATCAGCATAAGAATGGAGTTGATTCCCTTTGATATTGTTTACTAATTCTCATGAATCAGAAcataaattaatttgattactaaaTGCCCTgcacatataaatatatatttttaaccTAAGCAACTTTTCAAAacgaaaattgaaaaaactttattttataactAATGTATAATATAAGATACTATATGATAAGTGatgaaaaaaatagtatataataatataaggaatataatatatatatatatatataaataataaaaaagcaaaTATGACATAATGATAAGAAGAATAACAAGACAAGTAAAGTCTAGCAACCAAGGTGAAAAGGGgaaaattttgctttttccaaAGGTGATAAATGGGTTAATTGTTGATTTGTCCCTTGAACTTGTACCTAAATTTCGATTTACCTCTATCcttattttttagaaaattaagaatattaacttttattttttgccaaTTTTCCCCCTGTTATCTAAATCGTCAACATTTTATCCAATTTGCTATTAAATATAAGGGTAAATTGGTCAATTTATACATTACAAATAActaaatactaaaaaataaaataacattaaatataaaaatacaaaaaataaaataattttaataaaaatcaaCCCACCACTCCCATAGTCTtatctctctatctctctcctcctttcCTCCTTCTCAAAATTCATCCAATTCCACTAGCCACTACTCTAATTCCAACTCACCTAGCCATCAACACCCACctttaatttcaaaaactcaatatgattgttttgttttcaccAATTGAAGCAATAcacatttattattttaaataccCATTTGACTTGGCCATTGATAGGCTAAGAGACATAGTGAAAAACATTCTGATCATGTTTATGGGTTCTATATGAGCTTTCCTTTACTCTCATTGACCAtttagagaaagagaaagatagGGGGGTTCGAGTGGTTGAGCTAGGGGATGGGGAGGTGGGTATGAGTGGGAGAGGAAAGGGTTGTATCCTTTGGATGAGGAGGAGGGGGAATATTGAATGAAAATACAGTtgggttgagagagagagagagagagagagagagagagagagagagagagagagagatgttgaGGATTAGAGGGTGAGGGGAAATTGATGAAAAAAGAAGTTtgtatccttaattttcttaaagaaaGGATAAGAGGTAAATCAAAAGTTAGGTACAAGTTTAGGAGGCAAATCAATAGTTAACCCTTAATAAATAGtcactgaatttttttaaaagctttAGGGTGCTTAGGAATTATCGTATAATGAtaagggtatttttggaaGGTAGTAAGGGAAAAAAGGAATGAGAATTGGATTAATTACTCCCTTAGTTGATTTGACTCCTGGTTTTGAGAACACTGGAGAAGTCAAGAGTGGAAATcattccctttctttctgcTATCCTCTCCGCACGCGCTTCAGCTCCGCACGCGCTTCAGCATGTGCAAgggactttaaaaaaaatatatatatatatattttagaattaaaaatgataatgggtagttatgttccataaaaatatgattcattatctgatttttcttttaatttaaaattttgtaatataaaaagtgtaaatttaccatattatcctcatttaattaataattgtaattcttaatttttgaattaaccaatgCTATTTTATAGtatttgaatgtttcaccattctctaccttttgctttatatatatatatatacccatAAACATGCCCAAAATTCCTCAAAAACTAGGAAGTAAAATCAGGAATCCTCCACCTTCAATTCCTGATTAAaaggggtgtattcaattgagattttaa
The window above is part of the Prunus dulcis chromosome 1, ALMONDv2, whole genome shotgun sequence genome. Proteins encoded here:
- the LOC117616566 gene encoding probable magnesium transporter NIPA4, giving the protein MATEGQSPPMSWRDSYRGMSSDNIKGLILALSSSLFIGASFIVKKKGLKKAGASGIRAGVGGYSYLYEPLWWVGMITMIVGEIANFAAYAFAPAILVTPLGALSIIISAVLAHIILRERLHIFGILGCALCVVGSTTIVLHAPQERGIESVTEVWDLAMEPGFLLYAALVITAVFILIFHFIPQYGQTHIMVYIGVCSLVGSLSVMSVKALGIALKLTLSGMNQLVYPQTWVFTLVVITCVLTQMNYLNKALDTFNTAVVSPIYYVMFTSLTILASVIMFKDWDRQSPTQVVTEMCGFVTILGGTFLLHRTKDMVDGLPTSMSSMRLSKHADEDGIDGEGIPLRRQDSSRSP